One Sodalinema gerasimenkoae IPPAS B-353 DNA segment encodes these proteins:
- a CDS encoding ABC1 kinase family protein, giving the protein MLVKASPKPLRWQRTRTSLFARQVEIFAATGKLLWFLGCDRLRGKRDSKHRQRRADWLVNTLLDLGPTFIKIGQALSTRGDLLPLEYIRALSQLQDKVPPFSSDEAIALIERELKNSLHSLYRDFDYHPLAAASLGQVHKARLHTGEEVVVKVQRPGLEKLFNLDFQVLYQQVILAERLFHWTRKYDLESIYNEFRTYIYEEIDYIHEGKNAERFRENFSDSETILVPKVYWRYTTSKVLTLEYLPGIKINDKETLESIGINVRELNTMGIGCYLKQLLIDGFFHTDPHPGNMAVTPEGQIIFYDFGMMSEINSLNQAEMTRSFFAVLRKDTDEVLETLMAMGLVEELQDMTPVRNLVQFALDRFRDRPIEFQEFGALKRELYAMFEQQPFRLPAQMTFVLKALGTLDGIARTLDNQYSLIGCAKPFVKTLVVENQSGRGQVFGELTRQAKGFINQRFNRPSRAEVLIRDLEGRLERGEFQFRTNSPEIERQMQRIQLMLTVLVYACITGFSVLSGAVFISGTYPIAAFIAFGISGLSGFFFLKALLIFIIRDRF; this is encoded by the coding sequence ATGTTAGTGAAAGCATCTCCAAAACCCTTGCGTTGGCAACGCACCCGAACCTCCCTATTCGCCCGTCAGGTGGAAATTTTTGCCGCCACCGGCAAGCTGTTGTGGTTTCTGGGGTGCGATCGCCTGCGGGGGAAACGGGACTCGAAACATCGTCAACGTCGCGCCGACTGGCTAGTGAATACCCTCCTGGATTTGGGGCCGACTTTTATCAAAATTGGGCAAGCCCTTTCCACTCGGGGCGACTTACTGCCCCTGGAATATATCCGGGCCCTCTCCCAACTCCAAGATAAAGTGCCTCCCTTCTCCTCAGATGAGGCGATCGCCCTCATCGAACGGGAACTCAAAAACTCCCTCCATAGCCTCTATCGGGACTTCGACTATCATCCCCTCGCCGCCGCCAGTCTCGGACAAGTCCATAAAGCCCGTCTCCACACCGGAGAGGAAGTGGTGGTGAAAGTCCAACGCCCCGGCTTAGAAAAACTCTTCAACCTCGATTTCCAAGTTCTCTACCAACAGGTGATCTTAGCCGAACGCCTCTTTCACTGGACTCGCAAATACGACCTAGAATCCATCTATAACGAATTTCGGACTTATATTTACGAAGAAATCGACTATATTCATGAAGGCAAAAATGCCGAGCGGTTTCGGGAAAATTTTAGTGACTCCGAGACGATTTTAGTGCCAAAAGTCTATTGGCGCTATACCACATCAAAAGTCCTGACCCTTGAATATCTGCCCGGCATTAAAATCAACGACAAAGAAACCTTAGAATCAATTGGGATTAACGTCCGAGAACTCAATACCATGGGCATTGGTTGCTATCTCAAGCAACTCCTAATTGATGGTTTTTTTCATACTGACCCCCATCCCGGAAATATGGCAGTTACCCCCGAGGGACAGATTATTTTTTATGACTTCGGCATGATGTCAGAGATTAACTCCCTCAATCAAGCCGAAATGACCCGCAGTTTCTTCGCCGTCCTGCGCAAAGACACCGATGAAGTTCTCGAAACCCTAATGGCCATGGGGTTAGTCGAAGAACTGCAAGATATGACCCCCGTGCGAAATCTGGTCCAATTTGCCTTAGACCGCTTTCGCGATCGCCCCATTGAATTTCAGGAATTTGGGGCATTAAAACGGGAACTCTACGCCATGTTTGAACAGCAGCCGTTCCGACTTCCCGCCCAAATGACCTTTGTCCTCAAAGCCCTAGGAACCCTCGATGGAATTGCCCGAACCTTAGATAATCAATATAGCTTAATTGGCTGTGCCAAGCCCTTTGTCAAGACCTTAGTCGTGGAAAACCAAAGTGGTCGCGGACAAGTATTTGGAGAACTCACCCGTCAAGCCAAAGGCTTTATCAATCAACGCTTCAACCGTCCTAGCCGTGCAGAAGTCCTCATCCGAGACCTCGAAGGCCGACTCGAACGAGGTGAATTTCAATTTCGCACCAACTCCCCCGAAATTGAGCGACAAATGCAGCGCATTCAGTTAATGTTAACGGTGTTAGTGTATGCCTGCATCACAGGGTTTTCTGTACTATCGGGAGCTGTTTTCATCTCAGGAACCTATCCAATCGCCGCCTTTATTGCCTTTGGCATCTCAGGATTATCAGGCTTCTTTTTCCTAAAAGCCCTGCTAATTTTCATCATCCGAGACCGCTTTTAG